A genomic region of Pseudomonas sp. KU43P contains the following coding sequences:
- the ampE gene encoding regulatory signaling modulator protein AmpE produces the protein MSFLVLVLVLWVEKFSALRHQVQRDGFFLGELVRLERSGKVHPWWTLAILVLAPVALLVLLLHVLDPVAYGLLALPVHLLVLTYSLGRGDFRASLGPFRDAWRRGDDQAALHVAERDLGLAADEPHSLLVRVQGNLLWQAYQGFFAVIFWYFVLGPGAALAYRLLALTAEHSGQPALKARAEQLRHVLDWLPVRVLALSFALVGNFLAVTRVMLHEVLNWHISAAHLVARVGRIADDIPEQEDSQRGLGRLDSLWELLLRCAVLWYAGFALWTVLV, from the coding sequence GTTTTCTGGTGTTGGTGCTGGTGCTGTGGGTCGAGAAGTTCTCGGCACTGCGCCATCAGGTGCAACGGGATGGTTTCTTCCTGGGCGAGCTGGTACGTCTGGAGCGCAGTGGCAAGGTGCACCCATGGTGGACCCTGGCCATTCTGGTGCTGGCGCCGGTGGCGCTACTGGTACTGCTGCTGCACGTGCTGGACCCGGTTGCCTATGGTTTGCTGGCCTTGCCAGTGCACCTGCTGGTGCTGACCTACAGCCTGGGCCGTGGCGACTTCAGGGCGTCCCTGGGGCCGTTCCGCGATGCCTGGCGGCGGGGTGATGATCAGGCCGCGCTGCATGTGGCCGAGCGCGACCTGGGGCTTGCGGCCGATGAGCCGCACAGCTTGCTGGTGCGGGTGCAGGGCAACCTGTTGTGGCAGGCGTACCAGGGCTTTTTCGCGGTGATCTTCTGGTACTTCGTGCTAGGCCCTGGTGCGGCGCTGGCCTATCGCCTGCTGGCGCTGACGGCCGAACACAGCGGCCAGCCGGCGCTCAAGGCCCGTGCCGAGCAGTTGCGCCACGTGCTGGACTGGCTGCCGGTACGGGTGCTGGCCTTGAGCTTCGCCCTGGTGGGCAACTTCCTCGCGGTGACCCGGGTCATGCTGCACGAGGTGCTCAACTGGCATATCAGTGCGGCACATCTGGTGGCCAGGGTCGGACGGATTGCCGATGACATTCCCGAGCAGGAAGACAGCCAGCGCGGCCTGGGGCGGCTGGACAGCTTGTGGGAACTGCTGCTGCGCTGTGCCGTGTTGTGGTATGCGGGGTTCGCCCTGTGGACAGTACTGGTCTGA
- a CDS encoding methyl-accepting chemotaxis protein, with protein MSATVQEVARSAALAADGAQQVNHESANGRSLVQSQQGSIGRLASEIDQTVLAINQLATDSQTIGQVLEVIRSIAEQTNLLALNAAIEAARAGEQGRGFAVVADEVRTLARRTQDSTAQIAQMIQRLQDGVGAAVRAMGSSHQMAAVTVDEARQVQQALGNILGAVGGIVEQNQQIAAAVEQQTAVAHDIDRNIVAINRAAHDTTQGACQTEDASRALSQQVLELKRVIGAFTV; from the coding sequence ATGAGCGCTACCGTTCAGGAAGTGGCGCGCAGCGCGGCATTGGCTGCCGACGGTGCGCAGCAGGTGAACCATGAGAGCGCCAATGGCCGTAGCCTGGTGCAAAGCCAGCAAGGCAGCATTGGCCGACTCGCCAGTGAAATCGACCAGACAGTGTTGGCGATCAACCAACTGGCAACTGACAGCCAGACGATCGGCCAGGTGCTTGAAGTGATCCGCAGCATTGCCGAGCAGACCAACCTGCTGGCCCTCAACGCTGCCATCGAGGCGGCGCGGGCCGGTGAGCAGGGCCGAGGGTTCGCCGTGGTTGCCGACGAGGTACGTACCTTGGCACGGCGTACCCAGGATTCCACGGCGCAGATCGCGCAGATGATCCAGCGCTTGCAGGACGGGGTTGGGGCGGCGGTGCGGGCCATGGGCAGCAGCCACCAGATGGCGGCGGTGACGGTGGATGAAGCGCGCCAGGTGCAACAGGCGTTGGGTAATATCCTGGGTGCGGTGGGGGGCATCGTCGAGCAGAACCAGCAGATTGCGGCAGCGGTCGAGCAACAGACGGCGGTGGCCCATGACATCGACCGCAATATCGTGGCGATCAATCGGGCGGCCCACGACACTACCCAGGGGGCCTGTCAAACCGAGGATGCCAGCCGGGCACTGTCTCAACAGGTGCTGGAATTGAAGCGGGTGATCGGCGCATTCACGGTCTAG
- a CDS encoding TatD family hydrolase, whose product MRLIDTHTHLDFPDFDADRPRLLANAAARGVEQMVVLGVYQANFQRVWDLACAEPCVHAALGLHPVYLEQHRPEHLVQLREWLERLHGDHRLCAVGEFGLDYFLEDLDKDRQQTLFEAQLQMACDFALPALLHVRRSHARVIATLKRYKPARAGVIHAFAGSYEEAREYIKLGFRLGLGGAATWPQALRLRKTIARLPLESIVLETDSPDMAPVMFAGQRNSPEHLPEIAGALAELMGIERQALAEASSKNACEVFGW is encoded by the coding sequence TTCGACGCCGACCGCCCGCGCCTGCTGGCCAACGCGGCGGCGCGGGGGGTGGAGCAGATGGTGGTGCTGGGGGTGTATCAGGCCAATTTCCAGCGGGTCTGGGATCTGGCCTGCGCCGAACCCTGCGTGCATGCGGCGCTGGGGTTGCATCCGGTGTACCTGGAGCAGCATCGCCCCGAGCACCTGGTGCAGTTGCGCGAATGGCTGGAGCGCCTGCATGGCGACCACAGGTTGTGCGCCGTGGGTGAGTTCGGCCTGGACTACTTCCTTGAAGACCTGGACAAGGACCGCCAGCAGACCTTGTTCGAAGCGCAATTGCAGATGGCCTGCGACTTCGCGTTACCGGCGCTGCTACACGTGCGCCGCAGCCATGCCCGGGTGATCGCCACGCTCAAGCGCTACAAACCAGCGCGGGCGGGGGTTATCCATGCATTCGCCGGCAGTTACGAAGAGGCGCGCGAGTACATCAAGCTGGGGTTTCGGCTTGGGCTGGGCGGCGCGGCGACCTGGCCGCAGGCCTTGCGGTTGCGCAAGACCATCGCTCGGTTGCCGCTCGAAAGCATTGTGCTGGAAACAGACTCGCCGGACATGGCGCCCGTGATGTTTGCCGGGCAGCGCAACAGCCCGGAGCATTTGCCGGAGATTGCCGGGGCGCTGGCCGAGTTGATGGGCATCGAGCGGCAGGCCTTGGCTGAGGCCAGCAGCAAGAATGCCTGCGAAGTGTTTGGCTGGTAG